The following nucleotide sequence is from uncultured Draconibacterium sp..
AAAGGTGCCATGGGTTTATAACTTCGTCAACACCTGACAAGTTGAAATTAAGCCTTAAAATAAAAGCTGAAAACCAAGAGAATGTGGCGATCCCAATATCAAATAACAGAATTGCCCAACGGGGTAAATAATGACGAGTAAAATAGCGTTTAAATGATTTCATAATATCAATTATTAGGTAACAATTATCTAATTAAAACAGTTATTAAAGACTAATTTCGCTTGTTGCTATATGAGCGGATTAATATGAGTATCTCCAATCTATTGCCTTTTGTATTTTATGGCGCAGAAACAGATAGGCTGCGGCTAGAACAACAACAAAAAGAAGAAGCACGAAGTAGTTCATGTAATTATTTGTAATTAGCAGAATTACGGAAATATTTATAATGCCCTGTATTAACCCATAGCTTAAGGAAACTTTAATATGTGACCACTTATATTCGTTACTTAAAAACTGATATAAGTGAGTTCTATGTGCCTCAAAAATATTTTCGCGACGGAATAATCGTATAAGAATGGTTACAACAGTATCGATACCATAAATAGCAAAAAACAAAATATATTCTATCCGACCTGTTGTTAATATTAGTGAGATAATTGCCCAGGCAAGTATGAAAGCTAAGCTTATGCTTCCAACATCACCTGCAAAAGTCTTTGCGCGTCGGCGAAAATTAAAGAACAGGAAAATAAGGATGGAGTTAATCAGTGTTATAATTAATTCTGAAGGAATAAATGGAATGGATTGATTAAGCCAAAGAAATGTACATAGTGAAACTAATCCGTATATTCCTGTAATACCATTTATCCCATCCATAAAATTAAAGGCGTTGATCCATCCCAAAGTCAATATATATATTAGAACAATACCATACCATGGAAGGCCAAAGATTTGTATTTGCCATAAGAGCACGGTAGTCGCGACTATATGAATCAACAATCTACTACTCGAACTAAGGAGTATTATATCATCTATAAAACTTATAACCGCTATCAATAATAATGCTGCAATGATCCATGGGTCTGTTTTTCCGTATAATAGATACCATAAAACCGCAGCAATGGGAAAGATTATACCTCCACCGCGAACAGTTACATATTGATGAGAACTTCTGTCGTTAGGCTTGTCTACTATGTTTAAAATCCTTGCAATTTTGATGTAAGCCAATAAAATTGCGGTAAGAGTAAAGAAGACTATTGCGTATAACATCTTCCGATAATTAGAATGATAAAATCGTTTTGATAATACCTCGTTCTGCCTTCATTGGCATTTTCTCAACTTGTAAAGCTTTCTTTAGCTTTTCATTTGATACAACATACGATTCTGTTAATTTTTTAAGACGCTCCGAATTGATCGGTAAATGAATAATGTCGCCCAATTTGGCGAGGGATTGAATTATCCTTTTATTGATACACCAAATGTGAGCTTTTTTCCCTTTTGAGTGCGCAATAAGTTCAATAAGTTTATTAGTTGAAAGAACTTCGTCATCAGCAATTTGGTAGGTTCCGGGTTTTATGTCTTTTTGAAGTAATGCATTTATAACGAATGCAAGGTTATCAATAGATGTAAAAGATCGTTCATTTTCAAAACTACCCAAAGGCCATGGAATTCCGCTGGCAACTTGTTTGTAAAGCAGGTTTAAATTCCCTTTGTTCCCGGGGCCATGAATCATACACGGACGGAGTATATATAGCTTTTTATTTTTCGGCAATGTAATACCATGCAAATAGTTTTCGGCTGCAAGTTTCGACTTGCCATAAGGCGTTTTCGGATTAGGGAATTCTGATTCATTTAGACGGTTTCCTTTAACCTCATCAGCAACTGCTTTTACAGAGCTAAAAAATATAAATTTTGAAGCCTTGGAATGTATGAAAAATTCAAAAATCTGTTTCGTTAACTCCACATTTATTTCAAAATACGATGCTTCATCGGTCGTGTTTTTTACATCGTGAGCCTTGCCAGCTAAGTGTATTATAGTATCAAATTCTTCGTTCTTTTTTTTATTTAGGTCATCCCAAAAAATGAATTCATCATATACATGATCTTCCGGTTGAAATATATCCATGGCAATGAGTTGGGCTACTAACTCTGATTTTATGGATTTTGCAAGATTTGTTCCGACAAAACCAAATGCACCGGTTATTAGAATATTCATAGGTTTTTATATTTTTATCCAACCACAGCATATTTATTATGATCAAAAATTAAGGTCTATCATTGATTTAGATAGAAAATATGATTTAACAATAATTAATGTGATCTGATAAATGGTTTAAGATAATTTGTGTGTATTTCTTTGAAGCAATTATGAAACAGATGCAACTGACTAATTTTTATTAATTTTTTGATTCCGTCAGAATTATCCCAATTTAACTATCTTAGTATTCTCCCAATCAATTTGAATGTCAGCTTGTAATATGCTTATCGTTTCGAAGTTATCTAACCACATCTCAAATTTATTGAAAGAACGTTTTAATCCATAGTAGGATTTGAATTTCCGTTTTAGACTTAGTTGTGGTAAAATCGGTTGACCATGATCGAAATCTCTTGGGTGAAAATAACTCATAACATAGTCAGATTGATTGGTCCATTTATTAATTAGTGGGAGAGGGATCAGCCTGAAAAATCCGCCTCCTGAAAAAACAACATTTGTATGAAATATTTTACGAGTGTTCATAGGGAATTCTTTCAATTCAAAACCGTTGTATTTTATTCGTGAGGGATTGCTAATCCCAAAGTTCGGAAATCCACCATAATCGTGATCAGCCGGAAAAACAGAACAATCAATTTGAATTCCCAATCGATGTAAAACCTCAAATGCCCATGGAGTATTATGGGTTATTGAAAATCCCGGAGCCCTATACATAATTATTTTTTCCCCAATAATATCTTCAATTAACTTAATTGCCTTTTCAGTATTGTGGTAGAATGTATTATGGTCCATTTGGTGAACTAAATTATGTGATAAAGAGTGACAGCCAATTTCATGTCCATGATTATGAATTGTTTGTACAACTGCGGGGTATTTCTCTGCAATCCATCCAAGAATAAAAAAGGTTGCTTTTATTTTTCTTTCATCGAGAAGATGAAGAATTTTATCAACAGATTCGAAAATTCTTGTTTCATATTTTGTCCATGTAGACATGTCTGAAATAAAATCACAGTGAAACCACTCTTCTATGTCAAATGTTAAAATATTCATCTAAAGTATTTGTTGTACTGGTCTTTTTTTCCATTGTTCCATTGAGCAAAATCTGTGTCCCAGTTGTCATTACCTTCAATTAGCATAATTCCTGAGTCAGTAACGGCAACATCCCAACCTATGGAATGCAAGCCATAAAAAAGCTGATGAGCTTTCTTTACATATTCTATAATTTCTTGCCAAAGTGGGAGCTTTTTATTCTCATAAACAATTCCAGTATTAGGATGCTTATCACTCTTTGTGCCTAGTCCAGGTTTGAAGAATCCCCATTTTTCGAGAGTACCATCCTCTATATTTATCCCTACGGATATTCCACCAGAGGACCAGTTATCGGAATGTCTTCCGTTAGCTCCCATTCTGAAGATTGCACATAAAATCTGTATCTCATCATTGTCGCGTATTGTTACAACACGAATAGTGTTTATCGAGTTGGGGTGAAAAATTGCATAATCTGTACTTTGATTAGTTATTCGCTCCTGTACAATCC
It contains:
- a CDS encoding polysaccharide deacetylase family protein; translation: MNILTFDIEEWFHCDFISDMSTWTKYETRIFESVDKILHLLDERKIKATFFILGWIAEKYPAVVQTIHNHGHEIGCHSLSHNLVHQMDHNTFYHNTEKAIKLIEDIIGEKIIMYRAPGFSITHNTPWAFEVLHRLGIQIDCSVFPADHDYGGFPNFGISNPSRIKYNGFELKEFPMNTRKIFHTNVVFSGGGFFRLIPLPLINKWTNQSDYVMSYFHPRDFDHGQPILPQLSLKRKFKSYYGLKRSFNKFEMWLDNFETISILQADIQIDWENTKIVKLG
- a CDS encoding NAD-dependent epimerase/dehydratase family protein, coding for MNILITGAFGFVGTNLAKSIKSELVAQLIAMDIFQPEDHVYDEFIFWDDLNKKKNEEFDTIIHLAGKAHDVKNTTDEASYFEINVELTKQIFEFFIHSKASKFIFFSSVKAVADEVKGNRLNESEFPNPKTPYGKSKLAAENYLHGITLPKNKKLYILRPCMIHGPGNKGNLNLLYKQVASGIPWPLGSFENERSFTSIDNLAFVINALLQKDIKPGTYQIADDEVLSTNKLIELIAHSKGKKAHIWCINKRIIQSLAKLGDIIHLPINSERLKKLTESYVVSNEKLKKALQVEKMPMKAERGIIKTILSF